DNA sequence from the Parasphaerochaeta coccoides DSM 17374 genome:
TCCCAATAATCCTCCTGAACCTATCCGTCATGGCATCTTGCAGCTCTTGGGACGCTCCTGGACGCTTATGGGTGCCTTTGACAAGAAAACATGTTTGACGGGACATCATTCCAGGATATATCTTGTATATAGACAACCAGCAATGAGGAGGAACCTATGAACGTTACAATCCGTGGTGTCCGTTACAACCCAAGCGAGGAAACCCAGCAATTCCTGGATAAAAAGCTTCAGAAGGTCCAATTCGCGGAAGACTATCTGCATGACCTGGATATCGTCATTACGCGTGAAACTATTGGACAGGGATTTCATCTTGATGCCAAGATGCATTTTTCCTGGGGTTCCCTGAAGGTCGTCAGCACTGATTGCTATGAGTTGTACGAAGGCATAGAAGCCCTCGTCGATAAGATAGAAGCCGCCGCCAGCAAGGAAAAAGGCAAGGTGAAAGGGCGATGACCGCCATCTTCACCAGAATCAGACATTCGCAATTCCCCTTTTGGGATGACGGGAGCCACAATGGTTCCCGTTCTTTTATTTTCAGGGTTGCTGTGCTATAGTCGGTCAAGGATTCGGTCAAAGATAAGATGACGGAGGGGACTGGATGAAGGCTTTCACTATTCTGGATCTGTTGGATCTCGACCTCAAGGAGCATAATATCCTTGAGCTTTCCTGCATAGCCGGACGCAGCGGTCTTTCACGCAAGATAACCACGAACAAAATCAGCCGTCCCGGATTGCCTCTCAGTGGATATTTTGATGAATTCAGCGTTGAAAGCATCCAGGTCTTCGGCCGTGGGGAACAACATTTCCTGGCTCACCTTGAAGTTCTCGGAAACTATGAAGCCATTGAGAAAATACTCTCGTCCAATGTTCCGTGCTGCATCTTCAGCGACATGGGGACGCCGAGCGCACATTTCATCAAACTTGCGGAGGAAAACAGCTGTGCCATCCTTCAGACGCCTCTGCCCTCCTCCGACTTCTCCCGGCATCTGTATCAGCTTCTTGACGCGGTTTTCGCGCCGACCATCACTATCCACGCCGTTATGGTCGAGGTATTCGGCATCGGCGTGCTGATAACCGGAGACAGCGGCGTAGGAAAAAGCGAGACGGCGTTGGAACTGATTGAACGTGGACATCGCCTGATCAGCGACGATACGGTCAAACTCCGTAATATCGGTGACAACCATCTTATCGGCTCCGGGGAGAATCCTCTCCTTGCCCATCACATGGAAATCAGGGGTCTGGGCATCATCAATGTCGCGCACTTGTTTGGCGTCGGCGCAATCCGCGAACGCAAGCAGGTGCAACTGGTGGTGAAGCTGGACAAGTGGGAATCCCAGAAAGACTATGACCGCATAGGGAGCGCATTGGAAGAGACCATCCTGGGCATCAGCATCCCCATGGTCGAGATTCCGGTGAAACCCGGTCGCAATGTCCCTATACTGATAGAAACCGCCGCCAGAACCGAGAGATTGAAGAAACTGGGCTATTATTCGTCAAAAGATTTCGACCAGACCGTGGTTCATTGGCTTGAGAGCCAAACGGCGCGCTCGGTGTATTATGATGAGGAAAAACCCTGATGATCGAGCGCACCTTGACAATCACCAACCGTGCCGGCATACATGCCAGGCCAGCGGCACTCATAGCAAAGGTTGCCAATCGGTACGTCAGTGATGTATTCTTCTTGAAGGATGCCATGAAGATAAACGGCAAATCGATTATGGGAGTCATCACGCTGGGAGCCACATACAAGTCGAAGCTCACCATGCAGTGCGATGGGCCTGATGAAGCGGAGATGGCGGATGCCATTGAACATGTGTTTGCAAATCATTTCGAGGAATGAAGGGAGTCAGCCATGAAGGAACTAACCGCGCGACAGAAAGAAATAGCCTCGTACATAAGCTCCTTCATCACTGAGAACGGGTATTCCCCCTCTGTCCGTGATGTGGCTTCCCATTTCCACTTCTCCCCCAAGGCGGCGCATGACCATCTCTGCGCTTTGGAACGGAAAGGCGTAATCAGGCGCAATGAGGCAGGACTTTCCCGTACCATGGAAGTAATCAGCGAGCAGTATGCGCCTTTCCAGGAAATGATCAACGTACCGGTGCTGGGCAACATAGCCGCAGGCAAGCCCATCATGAGCGAGGAAAACATGGAAGACACGGTTCCAATCCCCGCTTCAATGCTCAAACGTACCCCTGACCCCTACTATGCCCTGAAAGTACGTGGGGAAAGTATGGTGGGTGCCGGTATATTCGACGGCGACCTTGCCATCATCCGCCATGCTACGACCGCCCGCAACGGTGACATAGTGGTAGCCAGCGTCGGGGAGATGGAATCCAATGCCATCACCCTCAAACGTTTCTATCGGGATGCCCACATGATTGAACTCCGCGCTGAAAACCCTGAAATTGGCCCTATCCGCACGACAGACTGCCAGATTCACGGCACGTTGTTCCTTCTCATCAGGAACTACGGCGGATGACCATGGCCGCTCCATCCGCCTATCTGTACCTGGGACCTGAAAACGGCGAAAAAGACGCCGCTGTCTCACGTATCCGCAATGCCCTTGCCGGAGCACATCCTGCACTTGACGAATATCTTTTCATAGCATCGAAGGATGATGAGTCAATCCATGGTTTGTCAGAAGCCCTTACTAACTCAGGATTGTTCTCTGATTATTCTTTCATCCTTCTCCGGATTGCCTCCGAAGCAAAGGTGTCCACGCTGCAACCTGTCCTTGACTGGCTCAAGGAACCGACCCCAGATGTCACCATAGTCCTGACAAGCGATGAGACACGGGTCAGCGCAACGCTCCAGAAACTTGTACCCAAACAGAACCAACAGACGTTCTATGAGATGTTCGAGAACAGGAAACCACAATGGATTCAAGATTTCTTCCGCTCCCGCCGTATGGGAATCAGCCGTGGCGCGACGGATTTGATTCTCACCCTGGTTGACAACTCCACCGATGAATTGAAAGAAGCCTGCGCACGCCTTGCCGACTACCTGAGTCAAGATTCCTCCGCGAAACATTCCAGCGTCACGGAGGAAGACGTTGAGGCGTATCTTTCTTTTTCCCAAGGCGTCACTGCGTTTTCCGTATTCGAACATGTCGCCAGAGGGAACCTCAACGGTGCCTTGCTGACCATCCATTCCTATATGGATGCGGAGCCTAACAAGCTGCCCCAACTGCTGGCCGCCATGAGTTGGCAGATGAGGCGGTTGCTCTCATTGAGCGAGAACCTTTCCCAGGGGATGAATGAGGATGAAGCCATGCAGTCCGTGGTCACATATGGTAAACCTGTCCCCATCAGGAATCTGAAGGATAAAGGTTTGAACAAAGAAGCGGTTCGTCGTTACTCTCCGGAAGATATCAAGACAATTCTGGTTTCACTCGCCGACTGGGACAGGGACATTCGTTCATGGCCGGGAGACATGCACCGAACCATCTGTGATGCATACGCCTACCGCATCATCATACGAAAAGGGAAAAAGACAGGGCTTCCCCGGTTCGCGTCATTGCGTACCGTCGCCCGCTCAAGCTATTAGGAGACCATCAGGAAACTTCCGGCACTTATTCGGCACCATTCA
Encoded proteins:
- the hprK gene encoding HPr(Ser) kinase/phosphatase — protein: MKAFTILDLLDLDLKEHNILELSCIAGRSGLSRKITTNKISRPGLPLSGYFDEFSVESIQVFGRGEQHFLAHLEVLGNYEAIEKILSSNVPCCIFSDMGTPSAHFIKLAEENSCAILQTPLPSSDFSRHLYQLLDAVFAPTITIHAVMVEVFGIGVLITGDSGVGKSETALELIERGHRLISDDTVKLRNIGDNHLIGSGENPLLAHHMEIRGLGIINVAHLFGVGAIRERKQVQLVVKLDKWESQKDYDRIGSALEETILGISIPMVEIPVKPGRNVPILIETAARTERLKKLGYYSSKDFDQTVVHWLESQTARSVYYDEEKP
- a CDS encoding HPF/RaiA family ribosome-associated protein, which translates into the protein MNVTIRGVRYNPSEETQQFLDKKLQKVQFAEDYLHDLDIVITRETIGQGFHLDAKMHFSWGSLKVVSTDCYELYEGIEALVDKIEAAASKEKGKVKGR
- a CDS encoding HPr family phosphocarrier protein, which codes for MIERTLTITNRAGIHARPAALIAKVANRYVSDVFFLKDAMKINGKSIMGVITLGATYKSKLTMQCDGPDEAEMADAIEHVFANHFEE
- the lexA gene encoding transcriptional repressor LexA; this encodes MKELTARQKEIASYISSFITENGYSPSVRDVASHFHFSPKAAHDHLCALERKGVIRRNEAGLSRTMEVISEQYAPFQEMINVPVLGNIAAGKPIMSEENMEDTVPIPASMLKRTPDPYYALKVRGESMVGAGIFDGDLAIIRHATTARNGDIVVASVGEMESNAITLKRFYRDAHMIELRAENPEIGPIRTTDCQIHGTLFLLIRNYGG
- the holA gene encoding DNA polymerase III subunit delta; amino-acid sequence: MAAPSAYLYLGPENGEKDAAVSRIRNALAGAHPALDEYLFIASKDDESIHGLSEALTNSGLFSDYSFILLRIASEAKVSTLQPVLDWLKEPTPDVTIVLTSDETRVSATLQKLVPKQNQQTFYEMFENRKPQWIQDFFRSRRMGISRGATDLILTLVDNSTDELKEACARLADYLSQDSSAKHSSVTEEDVEAYLSFSQGVTAFSVFEHVARGNLNGALLTIHSYMDAEPNKLPQLLAAMSWQMRRLLSLSENLSQGMNEDEAMQSVVTYGKPVPIRNLKDKGLNKEAVRRYSPEDIKTILVSLADWDRDIRSWPGDMHRTICDAYAYRIIIRKGKKTGLPRFASLRTVARSSY